One stretch of Sporichthya brevicatena DNA includes these proteins:
- a CDS encoding DUF3817 domain-containing protein yields the protein MKNTPATRYQVAAYVVGVLLLLVCVEMVMAYGFDNKSLKWVVYAHGYFYILYLVLAFDFFRRYRWPLRRLGEMILAGVVPGMTFVVERRIARLAQETPARLDGSGAAAL from the coding sequence GTGAAGAACACCCCGGCCACCCGCTACCAGGTGGCGGCCTACGTCGTCGGCGTCCTGCTGCTGCTCGTGTGCGTCGAGATGGTGATGGCGTACGGCTTCGACAACAAGTCGCTGAAGTGGGTCGTGTACGCCCACGGCTACTTCTACATCCTGTACCTGGTGCTGGCGTTCGACTTCTTCCGCCGCTACCGGTGGCCGCTGCGCCGGCTCGGGGAGATGATCCTCGCCGGGGTCGTCCCGGGCATGACGTTCGTCGTCGAGCGGCGGATCGCCCGCCTCGCGCAGGAGACTCCCGCGCGCCTCGACGGATCCGGGGCCGCCGCGCTCTAG
- a CDS encoding CopD family protein — protein MLGHVGVATVWAGAALASATAEPGTRAALVRRLGPVAIGAGVLAAVTGVLSARNYDVSLDGITITDFGTVVVIKAALLIGAGALGLGVRYLLRARRGAAPGPQGGGVLARLELGVLCAAIVAGAVLTSLPPPGKPPAPGAPLVRALDIDDAMTGLAIAPQRPGLNLVHLMTDRLTDVVVDGRRYRATPRPGAPGLWAEVSLPAGRSLMEIRQGRQVAAQIVDTGSGPAQEGLTGPDGAECAAAAMGAALAGSKLPLAACPSESLSPPDTAALRALVASLEGRGVKSLQLITDTSPRGVAAERVVRAQARSAKIAIRTGKVDAVLAIAGWEVSQAALEAQRDATPPLYGVYLAPWLVQSKLVAATGGSPLAVLPFDPASPEAQAYITALRRVGPNETATAAGYLAFLAALDQQLPPRDLFLYAATVSFEIMPMGDGAGGSMDHSGVTTTWFEGGALTPVSKALPVPG, from the coding sequence ATGCTCGGTCACGTCGGCGTCGCCACCGTCTGGGCCGGCGCCGCGCTGGCGTCCGCGACCGCCGAGCCCGGTACCCGGGCCGCGCTGGTCCGCCGCCTCGGCCCGGTCGCGATCGGCGCCGGCGTGCTCGCCGCCGTCACCGGCGTCCTGTCCGCCCGCAACTACGACGTCTCGCTCGACGGCATCACGATCACCGACTTCGGCACGGTGGTCGTGATCAAGGCCGCGCTGCTGATCGGCGCCGGTGCCCTCGGCCTCGGCGTCCGCTACCTGCTGCGGGCCCGCCGCGGGGCCGCCCCCGGTCCGCAGGGCGGGGGAGTGCTGGCCCGCCTCGAGCTCGGCGTCCTGTGCGCCGCGATCGTCGCCGGCGCGGTGCTGACCAGCCTGCCGCCGCCGGGCAAGCCGCCGGCCCCGGGCGCGCCCCTGGTCCGCGCGCTCGACATCGACGACGCGATGACCGGCCTCGCGATCGCCCCCCAGCGGCCGGGGCTCAACCTCGTCCACCTGATGACCGACCGGCTCACCGACGTCGTGGTCGACGGCCGGCGCTACCGCGCCACGCCCCGCCCCGGCGCCCCCGGCCTGTGGGCCGAGGTCTCGCTGCCGGCGGGCCGCTCGCTGATGGAGATTCGCCAGGGCCGCCAGGTGGCCGCACAGATCGTCGACACCGGCTCCGGTCCGGCGCAGGAGGGTCTGACCGGCCCGGACGGCGCGGAGTGCGCCGCCGCGGCCATGGGCGCCGCGCTGGCCGGGTCGAAGCTTCCGCTGGCGGCCTGCCCGTCCGAGTCCCTCTCGCCGCCCGACACGGCGGCCCTGCGGGCGCTGGTGGCGTCGCTGGAGGGCCGGGGCGTGAAGAGCCTGCAGCTGATCACCGACACCTCCCCGCGCGGCGTCGCCGCCGAGCGCGTCGTGCGCGCCCAGGCCAGGAGCGCGAAGATCGCGATCCGGACGGGCAAGGTCGACGCCGTCCTCGCGATCGCCGGGTGGGAGGTGTCCCAGGCCGCGCTGGAGGCGCAGCGGGACGCCACCCCGCCGCTCTACGGCGTGTACCTGGCCCCCTGGCTGGTCCAGTCGAAGCTCGTGGCGGCCACCGGCGGGTCCCCGCTGGCCGTGCTGCCGTTCGACCCCGCGAGCCCGGAGGCGCAGGCCTACATCACCGCGTTGCGCCGGGTCGGCCCGAACGAGACCGCGACGGCCGCCGGCTACCTGGCCTTCCTCGCCGCCCTCGACCAGCAGCTGCCCCCGCGGGATCTGTTCCTCTACGCGGCGACGGTGAGCTTCGAGATCATGCCGATGGGGGACGGCGCCGGCGGGTCCATGGACCACAGCGGCGTGACCACGACCTGGTTCGAGGGCGGGGCGCTCACCCCTGTGAGCAAGGCCCTGCCCGTGCCCGGCTGA
- a CDS encoding lysophospholipid acyltransferase family protein has protein sequence MADQKAEATKPIAYDGPERVYPPVIAAAHVWFRAMGVTVTVDGAHHVPRTGPVVLASNHVSYLDFIFAGWGARPSKRLTRFMAKEAVFTHKISGPLMRGMKHIPVDRDAGMGSFREALRALKAGEVVGVFPEATISRSFTVKEIKSGAVRMAMASKAPLVPVAVWGGQRLWTKGRPRRLLQRKVPILVYIGEPLTPQRGDDPEAATVELRRRMQDLLDRAQRDYPDRPAGPDDRWWLPAHLGGTAPTPEEAAALDAAATH, from the coding sequence ATGGCTGACCAGAAGGCCGAGGCGACGAAGCCGATCGCGTACGACGGACCGGAGCGGGTGTACCCGCCCGTGATCGCCGCCGCCCACGTGTGGTTCCGCGCGATGGGCGTGACGGTGACGGTCGACGGCGCGCACCACGTGCCCCGCACCGGTCCCGTCGTGCTGGCGTCCAACCACGTCAGCTACCTCGACTTCATCTTCGCCGGCTGGGGCGCGCGGCCGTCGAAGCGGCTGACCCGCTTCATGGCGAAGGAAGCCGTCTTCACGCACAAGATCTCCGGCCCGCTGATGCGCGGCATGAAGCACATCCCCGTCGACCGCGACGCGGGCATGGGCTCGTTCCGCGAGGCGCTGCGCGCGCTCAAGGCGGGGGAGGTCGTCGGCGTCTTCCCCGAGGCGACGATCAGCCGCTCGTTCACCGTCAAGGAGATCAAGTCCGGCGCAGTCCGGATGGCGATGGCCAGCAAGGCGCCACTCGTCCCGGTCGCGGTGTGGGGCGGTCAGCGGCTCTGGACGAAGGGCCGGCCTCGCCGACTGCTCCAGCGCAAGGTGCCGATCCTCGTCTACATCGGGGAACCGCTGACGCCGCAGCGCGGCGACGACCCCGAGGCCGCGACCGTCGAGCTGCGCCGCCGGATGCAGGACCTGCTCGACCGCGCCCAGCGCGACTACCCGGATCGGCCCGCCGGTCCCGACGACCGTTGGTGGCTCCCGGCCCACCTCGGCGGGACCGCTCCGACGCCGGAGGAGGCGGCCGCGCTCGACGCGGCCGCCACGCACTGA
- a CDS encoding pirin family protein, with translation MPAVTVPDITVLPRVAEPDPATTTARPVLAARPSPQGFEGEGFPVRRAFAGINQAYLDPFIHMDQMGEIEYAPGEPKGTPWHPHRGFETVTYMIDGEMQHRDSVGGGGLITNGDTQWMTAGSGLLHIETPPEHLVMSGGLFHGIQLWVNLPSADKMIAPRYQDIRGGEVALLSSPDGGALLRVIAGELGGHQGPGSTHTPITLVHATIAPGAQIRLPWNPAWNALVYTLSGDGTVGAERTPLSTGTTAVLGAGDAVVVAANGAQEARHGGGLDVLILGGRPIREPVAAYGPFVMNTRDELIQAFEDFQAGRLGVVPE, from the coding sequence ATGCCAGCCGTGACCGTTCCTGACATCACCGTCCTGCCGCGCGTCGCCGAGCCGGACCCCGCCACCACGACCGCGCGCCCCGTGCTCGCGGCGCGGCCGTCGCCCCAGGGTTTCGAGGGGGAGGGGTTCCCGGTCCGGCGGGCCTTCGCGGGCATCAACCAGGCCTACCTCGACCCGTTCATCCACATGGACCAGATGGGCGAGATCGAGTACGCGCCGGGGGAGCCGAAGGGCACGCCGTGGCACCCGCACCGGGGCTTCGAGACCGTCACCTACATGATCGACGGGGAGATGCAGCACCGCGACTCCGTCGGCGGGGGCGGGCTCATCACCAACGGCGACACCCAGTGGATGACCGCCGGCAGCGGGCTTCTGCACATCGAGACCCCGCCCGAGCACCTCGTGATGTCCGGGGGCCTGTTCCACGGCATCCAGCTCTGGGTGAACCTGCCGAGCGCGGACAAGATGATCGCCCCGCGCTACCAGGACATCCGCGGCGGCGAGGTGGCCCTGCTGTCCTCGCCCGACGGCGGCGCGCTGCTGCGCGTCATCGCCGGTGAGCTCGGCGGGCACCAGGGCCCGGGGTCGACGCACACCCCGATCACCCTCGTCCACGCGACGATCGCGCCGGGGGCGCAGATCCGCCTGCCGTGGAACCCCGCCTGGAACGCGCTGGTCTACACGCTCTCCGGCGACGGCACCGTCGGCGCGGAGCGGACGCCGCTGAGCACCGGCACCACCGCGGTCCTCGGCGCGGGCGACGCGGTCGTCGTCGCCGCGAACGGCGCGCAGGAGGCCCGCCACGGCGGTGGCCTCGACGTCCTGATCCTCGGCGGGCGGCCGATCCGCGAGCCCGTCGCGGCCTACGGTCCGTTCGTCATGAACACCCGGGACGAGCTGATCCAGGCGTTCGAGGACTTCCAGGCGGGTCGCCTCGGGGTCGTCCCGGAGTGA
- a CDS encoding acyl-CoA dehydrogenase family protein, giving the protein MRRTLLDESHQAFADAVAAFVAKEVLPHYEKWETEGIVDREAWRAAGRAGLLGLSVPEEYGGGGNTDYRYNAVLCEQIEGTPGLAIPLHSEVCGPYLTELCTEEQKQRWLPGFCSGDLVTAIAMTEPGAGSDLQGIKTTAVKDGDDWVINGSKTFITNGIHSDLVIVVAKTDKDAGHKGISLFAVERGMPGFERGRNLDKIGLHAQDTAELSFTDVRVPEQNLIGELNRGFYHLMHNLPQERLVIAIGAIARAERIFEQTLEYIKTRTAFGQPIGSFQNSRFVAAEIATELDVARAYVDRCIADHTERQLTAADAAKAKWWTTELSRKVIDQCLQLHGGYGFMEEYPVARAFRDARVSTIYGGTTEIMKEIVGRSLGL; this is encoded by the coding sequence ATGCGTCGCACCCTGCTCGACGAGTCGCACCAGGCCTTCGCCGATGCTGTCGCGGCGTTCGTCGCAAAGGAAGTCCTCCCGCACTACGAAAAGTGGGAGACCGAGGGGATCGTCGACCGCGAGGCCTGGCGCGCCGCCGGCCGGGCGGGCCTGCTCGGCCTCTCCGTCCCGGAGGAGTACGGCGGCGGCGGGAACACCGACTACCGCTACAACGCGGTCCTCTGCGAGCAGATCGAGGGGACGCCGGGCCTGGCCATCCCGCTGCACAGCGAGGTCTGCGGGCCGTACCTGACCGAGCTCTGCACCGAGGAGCAGAAGCAGCGCTGGCTGCCCGGGTTCTGCAGCGGTGATCTCGTCACCGCGATCGCGATGACCGAGCCCGGCGCCGGCAGTGACCTGCAGGGCATCAAGACCACCGCCGTGAAGGACGGTGACGACTGGGTGATCAACGGGTCGAAGACCTTCATCACCAACGGCATCCACTCGGACCTGGTCATCGTCGTCGCGAAGACCGACAAGGACGCCGGCCACAAGGGGATCTCGCTGTTCGCCGTCGAGCGCGGGATGCCGGGCTTCGAGCGCGGCCGCAACCTCGACAAGATCGGCCTGCACGCCCAGGACACCGCGGAGCTGTCCTTCACCGACGTCCGCGTCCCCGAGCAGAACCTCATCGGGGAGCTGAACCGCGGGTTCTACCACCTGATGCACAACCTGCCGCAGGAGCGACTGGTCATCGCGATCGGCGCGATCGCCCGCGCGGAGCGGATCTTCGAGCAGACGCTGGAGTACATCAAGACGCGCACCGCGTTCGGCCAGCCGATCGGCAGCTTCCAGAACAGCCGGTTCGTCGCCGCCGAGATCGCGACCGAGCTCGACGTCGCCCGCGCCTACGTCGACCGCTGCATCGCCGACCACACCGAGCGTCAGCTCACCGCCGCCGACGCCGCCAAGGCCAAGTGGTGGACCACCGAGCTCTCCCGCAAGGTCATCGACCAGTGCCTCCAGCTCCACGGCGGCTACGGCTTCATGGAGGAGTACCCGGTCGCCCGCGCCTTCCGGGACGCCCGCGTCAGCACGATCTACGGCGGCACCACCGAGATCATGAAGGAGATCGTGGGTCGTTCCCTGGGCCTGTAG
- a CDS encoding ABC transporter permease gives MSEYVPYLVFGLVYGSIYGLAAMGLVLTYRTSGLFNFGHGAVGAGAAYAFYELREQRGLPWPVAALLAIGVFGAILGLALERMARGLARVPVSYQIVGTIGLLLLIRATATWIYGSEYRLFEPFLPRDEAFTVSGVSVTWDSVITLTSVTAAAVGLYLLVERSRLGVMMRAVVDDPALLDTAGVAPTRVRQQAWLIGSCFAAASGVLLASQQQQLDATLLSLLVVQAFGAAALGSFRSLPLAYAGGLAIGVAQKLVSKETATREWLQGLDFNLPFIVLFIALLVLGRRRLGDLGSQVRARAAAPMVVPPQLRFLVMSLVLLGAVLVPHVVGSRLPVWINAMSQVLLFLSLGLLVHTSGQVSLCQMGLAAVGAAAFAHAVSNDVPWGLAVLFAGLMAVPVGAVVAIPAIRLSGLFLALATLGFGIFIAQFFYVKSYMFGLADLKTSRPAGFTSDTAYYYLLLMFAVAGIGLVMAIERARLGRLLRSLGDSPTALATLGTSANVTRVLVFCISAFLAGISGALYAGQFGSVSGTSFNFVFSLVLLAVLAISGRSTVTCAIVGPLFMFVGPAYNVGFEDGFQVLFGLGAILAAVYATRRPNLPLRKWARESSWRKESTTRARVADARAAERSREPVGAGR, from the coding sequence ATGAGTGAGTACGTCCCCTATCTCGTCTTCGGGCTGGTCTACGGCTCCATCTACGGCCTGGCCGCGATGGGCCTGGTGCTCACGTACCGGACGTCCGGTCTGTTCAACTTCGGCCACGGCGCCGTCGGCGCCGGCGCCGCCTACGCGTTCTACGAGCTGCGCGAACAGCGAGGCCTGCCGTGGCCCGTCGCCGCGCTGCTCGCGATCGGCGTCTTCGGCGCGATCCTCGGTCTGGCGCTGGAGCGCATGGCCCGCGGTCTCGCGCGCGTCCCGGTCTCGTACCAGATCGTGGGCACCATCGGTCTGCTGCTGCTGATACGCGCGACCGCGACCTGGATCTACGGGTCCGAGTACCGGCTCTTCGAGCCGTTCCTGCCACGGGACGAGGCCTTCACGGTCTCCGGAGTGTCCGTCACCTGGGACTCGGTCATCACCCTGACATCGGTGACCGCGGCGGCCGTCGGGCTCTACCTGCTCGTCGAGCGGTCCCGCCTCGGCGTCATGATGCGCGCGGTCGTCGACGACCCCGCGCTGCTCGACACCGCCGGCGTCGCGCCGACACGGGTCCGCCAGCAGGCCTGGCTGATCGGCTCGTGCTTCGCGGCCGCGTCGGGTGTCCTGCTCGCCTCCCAGCAGCAGCAGCTCGACGCGACGCTGCTCTCCCTGCTCGTCGTCCAGGCGTTCGGCGCCGCGGCGCTCGGCTCGTTCCGCAGCCTGCCGCTCGCCTACGCCGGTGGTCTCGCCATCGGTGTCGCCCAGAAGCTGGTCTCGAAGGAGACCGCGACGCGCGAGTGGCTGCAGGGCCTCGACTTCAACCTGCCGTTCATCGTTCTCTTCATCGCCCTGCTCGTCCTCGGCCGGCGCCGCCTCGGCGACCTCGGCTCGCAGGTGCGGGCCCGGGCGGCGGCGCCGATGGTCGTCCCCCCGCAGCTGCGCTTCCTCGTGATGTCGCTGGTGCTGCTCGGGGCGGTCCTCGTCCCGCACGTCGTCGGTTCACGCCTGCCGGTGTGGATCAACGCGATGAGTCAGGTGTTGCTCTTCCTCTCCCTCGGCCTGCTCGTGCACACGTCGGGTCAGGTGTCGCTGTGTCAGATGGGTCTGGCCGCCGTCGGCGCCGCGGCGTTCGCGCACGCCGTCTCCAACGACGTGCCGTGGGGCCTCGCCGTGCTCTTCGCGGGCCTGATGGCGGTGCCGGTCGGCGCGGTCGTCGCGATCCCGGCGATCCGGCTGTCCGGGCTCTTCCTCGCCCTGGCGACGCTGGGCTTCGGCATCTTCATCGCGCAGTTCTTCTACGTGAAGAGCTACATGTTCGGCCTCGCCGACCTGAAGACCTCGCGGCCGGCGGGCTTCACCTCCGACACCGCGTACTACTACCTGCTGCTGATGTTCGCGGTCGCGGGCATCGGTCTGGTGATGGCGATCGAGCGGGCTCGACTCGGCCGGCTGCTGCGCAGCCTCGGTGACTCCCCCACGGCGCTGGCGACCCTCGGCACGTCGGCGAACGTCACCCGCGTCCTGGTGTTCTGCATCTCCGCGTTCCTCGCCGGCATCAGCGGCGCCCTCTACGCCGGGCAGTTCGGTTCGGTGTCGGGCACGAGCTTCAACTTCGTGTTCTCGCTCGTCCTGCTGGCCGTGCTCGCGATCTCCGGTCGCTCGACGGTCACCTGCGCGATCGTCGGCCCGCTGTTCATGTTCGTCGGCCCGGCGTACAACGTCGGGTTCGAGGACGGGTTCCAGGTGCTGTTCGGCCTCGGCGCCATCCTCGCCGCCGTCTACGCGACCCGGCGCCCCAACCTCCCGCTGCGGAAGTGGGCGCGCGAGTCCTCGTGGCGGAAGGAGAGCACGACCCGGGCCCGGGTCGCGGACGCCCGGGCGGCGGAGCGGTCCCGTGAGCCGGTGGGAGCCGGGCGATGA
- a CDS encoding ABC transporter substrate-binding protein, giving the protein MKRLVAIAAAAVVLLSGCGTRASDAEIQAGAGGGPVPLPESVIAELQGALPAAQPGAPVVGLPSGVVPPSALPGGAVPETAPGTSGATGTTDTPAAGAPAAGREPASSAVAPAATCTTKGAPVTIGQVGTYSGVTGAISAPGRTALAVWGQDVNARGGLACHPVTILNRDDGGDPSRSAALVKELVAQHRILALVGSTVAFSAAGFRSAVEAEKIPAIGGELIAPEWHESPWMFPQGASIGDQIIGIIKQGVEAGKKKLAYLYCVEVGACTYADKILKGGGAKRAGAEIVYSSAISITQTDFTAQCQNAKNAGAEQIALGMDGSAMIRLARSCASLGYKPLFSGVGGTISPGQATDTLLRSFNLATATSVAPWLLDDTPGLKKYQAAMKRYAPSLDPDGASISVWTSAALLERAVELGGNGALTTELIVTGLGKLKNETLGGLTGPLTYKPGQAKAPSSGCLFYELLTPQGWTAPRGSKLQCI; this is encoded by the coding sequence ATGAAGCGACTGGTCGCGATCGCCGCGGCGGCAGTGGTCCTGCTGTCGGGCTGCGGCACGCGCGCCAGTGACGCCGAGATCCAGGCCGGCGCGGGCGGCGGCCCGGTGCCGCTGCCCGAGTCCGTGATCGCCGAGTTGCAGGGCGCGCTGCCCGCGGCACAGCCGGGAGCTCCGGTCGTCGGCCTGCCCTCCGGGGTCGTGCCGCCGTCCGCCCTGCCCGGTGGGGCCGTCCCGGAGACGGCGCCGGGCACGTCCGGCGCGACCGGCACCACGGACACCCCGGCCGCCGGGGCGCCCGCGGCCGGACGGGAGCCGGCGTCCTCCGCCGTCGCGCCCGCGGCCACCTGCACGACCAAGGGCGCGCCGGTGACCATCGGTCAGGTCGGCACCTACTCCGGGGTGACCGGCGCGATCTCGGCGCCCGGCCGCACGGCCCTGGCCGTCTGGGGTCAGGACGTCAACGCCCGCGGCGGACTGGCCTGCCACCCCGTCACGATCCTCAACCGGGACGACGGCGGCGACCCGTCGCGGTCCGCCGCGCTGGTCAAGGAACTCGTCGCCCAGCACCGGATCCTGGCGCTCGTCGGCAGCACGGTCGCGTTCTCCGCGGCCGGGTTCCGCTCCGCCGTCGAGGCCGAGAAGATCCCCGCCATCGGCGGCGAACTGATCGCCCCGGAGTGGCACGAGAGCCCCTGGATGTTCCCGCAGGGCGCGTCGATCGGCGATCAGATCATCGGCATCATCAAGCAGGGCGTCGAGGCCGGCAAGAAGAAGCTCGCCTACCTGTACTGCGTCGAGGTCGGCGCGTGCACGTACGCCGACAAGATCCTCAAGGGCGGCGGCGCGAAGCGCGCCGGGGCCGAGATCGTCTACAGCTCCGCCATCTCGATCACTCAGACCGACTTCACCGCCCAGTGCCAGAACGCGAAGAACGCGGGCGCCGAGCAGATCGCGCTGGGCATGGACGGGTCCGCCATGATCCGGCTCGCCCGCTCGTGCGCGTCGCTGGGCTACAAGCCGCTGTTCTCCGGCGTCGGCGGCACGATCAGCCCCGGCCAGGCGACCGACACGCTGCTGCGCTCGTTCAACCTGGCGACCGCGACGTCGGTGGCCCCCTGGCTCCTGGACGACACCCCGGGGCTGAAGAAGTACCAGGCCGCGATGAAGCGCTACGCGCCCTCGCTCGATCCCGACGGCGCCTCGATCTCGGTGTGGACGTCGGCCGCTCTGCTGGAGCGGGCCGTCGAACTCGGCGGCAACGGCGCGCTCACGACCGAGCTGATCGTCACCGGACTGGGGAAGCTGAAGAACGAGACCCTCGGTGGACTGACCGGCCCGCTGACCTACAAGCCCGGACAGGCCAAGGCACCGAGCAGCGGGTGCCTGTTCTACGAACTCCTCACCCCCCAGGGGTGGACCGCACCGCGCGGGAGCAAGCTGCAATGCATCTGA
- a CDS encoding ABC transporter substrate-binding protein translates to MHLTRSVPALVVAAALLLTGCGTRADEAEIRAGAAGSGKVTLTQESLDQLRAAAAGGGAVPVPGAPAGEGPSGTVDTGPLAPGTTTTNAAPGQDTTGAATGPASPGSGRANQPAAARGGADAACTEQLPPVALGQVGTFSGLAGAVSASARTTAAIWAQDVNARGGLACHPVTVFARDDGGDPAKAAALVRELHAQNKVVALINSVVVFSIAGFRTAIEDLKLPAVGGELLAPDWNESAYMFPQGAGFFDQIVGFLKQGVEMGKKKIATLYCVEVTACSEGIAYGRAEGVKKAGGELVYDSAISLTQTDFTAQCQNAKNAGADQVVLGMDGSAMTRVARSCAAIGYKPLFSGIGGTISSAQAADPTLRSFGLAVASGVAPWTETDTPGLKAYRNALSRYAPALQPDGPSIQAWTSGKLLEKALAGLGAKARSGPLTTALILDALGTVKNEDLEGLTAGVTFTPNQKNAKSSGCIYYELLTQDGWVAPKGSRKVCV, encoded by the coding sequence ATGCATCTGACCCGCTCCGTTCCGGCTCTCGTCGTCGCCGCCGCACTCCTGCTCACCGGGTGCGGGACCCGCGCCGACGAGGCCGAGATCCGCGCCGGCGCCGCCGGCTCCGGCAAAGTGACGCTGACTCAGGAGTCGCTGGACCAGCTGCGGGCGGCCGCGGCCGGTGGCGGGGCGGTCCCCGTTCCCGGGGCGCCCGCGGGCGAGGGCCCGAGCGGCACCGTCGACACCGGGCCGCTCGCGCCCGGGACCACGACCACGAACGCCGCTCCGGGGCAGGACACCACCGGCGCCGCGACCGGTCCCGCGAGTCCCGGATCCGGCCGGGCGAACCAGCCCGCCGCGGCGCGGGGCGGTGCGGACGCGGCGTGCACCGAGCAACTTCCCCCGGTCGCGCTCGGGCAGGTCGGAACGTTCTCCGGCCTCGCGGGCGCGGTCTCCGCCTCGGCGCGGACCACCGCCGCGATCTGGGCGCAGGACGTCAACGCCCGGGGCGGGCTGGCCTGCCACCCCGTCACGGTCTTCGCGCGTGACGACGGCGGCGACCCGGCCAAGGCCGCGGCGCTGGTACGCGAGCTGCACGCGCAGAACAAGGTGGTCGCGCTGATCAACAGCGTGGTGGTCTTCTCGATCGCGGGCTTCCGCACCGCGATCGAGGACCTCAAGCTTCCGGCCGTCGGCGGTGAACTGCTCGCCCCCGACTGGAACGAGAGCGCGTACATGTTCCCGCAGGGAGCCGGCTTCTTCGACCAGATCGTCGGGTTCCTCAAGCAGGGCGTCGAGATGGGCAAGAAGAAGATCGCGACGCTCTACTGCGTCGAGGTCACCGCGTGCAGCGAGGGCATCGCGTACGGCCGGGCCGAGGGCGTGAAGAAGGCCGGCGGCGAACTCGTGTACGACTCCGCGATCTCCCTGACCCAGACCGACTTCACCGCCCAGTGCCAGAACGCCAAGAACGCGGGCGCCGACCAGGTCGTGCTCGGGATGGACGGCTCGGCGATGACCCGGGTGGCGCGCTCGTGCGCGGCGATCGGTTACAAGCCGCTGTTCTCCGGGATCGGCGGGACGATCAGCTCGGCCCAGGCCGCCGACCCCACCCTGCGCTCGTTCGGGCTCGCGGTCGCCAGCGGCGTCGCGCCGTGGACCGAGACCGACACCCCCGGCCTGAAGGCGTACCGCAACGCGTTGAGCCGCTACGCGCCGGCCCTGCAGCCGGACGGCCCGTCGATCCAGGCCTGGACCTCCGGGAAGTTGCTGGAGAAGGCGTTGGCCGGCCTCGGTGCGAAGGCGCGCTCCGGCCCCCTGACGACCGCTCTGATCCTGGACGCCCTCGGCACCGTGAAGAACGAGGACCTGGAAGGACTTACGGCCGGAGTGACCTTCACCCCGAATCAGAAGAACGCGAAGTCGAGCGGCTGCATCTACTACGAGCTGCTGACCCAGGACGGATGGGTGGCCCCCAAGGGCAGCCGGAAGGTGTGTGTATGA